A genomic window from Longimicrobium sp. includes:
- a CDS encoding LrgB family protein has protein sequence MRDVAAIVLSLAATLAVYAAARAFQRRIGSVVLHSVLVSIVVLIVALRMLGTEYEDYDRGGRVLTFLLGPAVVALGLPLFRQMEEIGRKRNAVLITLLVGSVAGALTATVAAALLGASDEVIRSLIPRSVTTPIAIGIAGPVGGLPALSAAVSILTGVLGAVIGPPLLRALGIRSRTAFGLALGAAAHGVGTARAAEEGDAEAASAGLAIGLMGVFTAVLGPVAVAVLIALDLLG, from the coding sequence ATGCGTGACGTGGCCGCAATCGTCCTTTCCCTCGCCGCCACGCTCGCCGTCTACGCCGCCGCGCGAGCATTTCAGCGGCGGATCGGCTCCGTGGTCCTGCACTCGGTGCTGGTGTCGATCGTCGTCCTGATCGTCGCCCTCCGGATGCTCGGCACCGAGTACGAGGACTACGACCGCGGCGGGCGTGTGCTGACGTTCCTGCTGGGCCCGGCGGTGGTCGCGCTCGGGCTTCCACTCTTTCGCCAGATGGAGGAGATCGGGCGCAAGCGCAACGCGGTGCTGATCACGCTCCTCGTCGGCAGCGTGGCCGGAGCGCTGACGGCCACCGTTGCAGCCGCGCTCCTCGGCGCCTCGGACGAGGTGATCCGCTCGCTCATTCCACGCTCCGTGACCACCCCGATCGCCATCGGCATCGCGGGCCCGGTGGGCGGCCTCCCCGCTCTCTCCGCGGCCGTGTCCATCCTCACCGGCGTGCTGGGCGCGGTGATCGGCCCGCCGCTGCTGCGCGCCCTCGGCATCCGCAGCCGCACCGCGTTCGGTCTGGCTTTGGGCGCCGCGGCCCACGGCGTAGGCACCGCCCGCGCCGCGGAGGAGGGCGACGCGGAAGCGGCGAGCGCCGGCCTCGCGATCGGGCTGATGGGCGTCTTCACCGCCGTGCTGGGCCCCGTTGCAGTGGCGGTCCTGATCGCGCTGGATCTGCTCGGGTAA
- a CDS encoding CidA/LrgA family protein has product MWRYPLSFLVLLAFLFTGDALAHAARLPLPGSVLGMLLLAGSLRLGWIRPVLVQPAAELLIRHMALLFVPAGVGLMTYFGLLGREWLPIVAASVVSTVAVMAVVGWMQQRLEPDA; this is encoded by the coding sequence ATGTGGCGCTATCCGCTCAGCTTCCTGGTCCTGCTCGCGTTCCTGTTCACGGGAGACGCGCTGGCCCACGCCGCGCGCCTGCCGCTGCCCGGGAGCGTGCTCGGCATGCTGCTGCTGGCGGGCAGCCTGCGCCTGGGGTGGATCAGGCCGGTACTCGTGCAGCCCGCCGCCGAGCTGCTGATCCGCCACATGGCGCTGCTGTTCGTGCCCGCGGGGGTGGGGCTGATGACGTACTTCGGCCTGCTCGGGCGGGAGTGGCTGCCCATCGTGGCCGCGAGCGTCGTGAGCACGGTGGCGGTGATGGCGGTGGTGGGATGGATGCAGCAGAGGCTGGAGCCCGATGCGTGA